The following are encoded together in the Apis mellifera strain DH4 linkage group LG4, Amel_HAv3.1, whole genome shotgun sequence genome:
- the LOC100578947 gene encoding SUN domain-containing ossification factor isoform X3, which produces MNTTVTESQSLTESNLNPEFSKNKKLKNIEQKIEKEQEEILSSIQAPPIINEITEKPNETNSLNIESLLLTNSVREEETPEVVVVVRAEQTPIVTDGSDSKVEDSIKVLPTKDEISKICNKMTTTPELSDTDAKARLVGDNRDETAAVVFGEGIASVGSSNPHEDIPSFSEWTQKRLEEAERKKTHPNVSVQNSGASTRGIGGMKIRSKNYASPDCGAKIVAANPEARSVRSVLVSTRDEYMLNTCTSRIWFVVELCEAIQAKKIELANFELFSSSPKDFSVYISDRFPTRDWSPVGQFTAKNVKDIQNFALQPHLFGKFIKVELQTYYGSEHFCPISLFRAYGTSEFEVLETETENQIPRETHINVDDEEDSDEEEVLDVENGEPPRNLFGSARDAVLSIMKKAAEVLVKSSDLTCNNITKIQQSIDSGNILENSFVSCTTPRYTILCDHCSDKKFAKVFQLISCKEKQLNELLKIDLVNRTLRQNGLCKIHGVEFKTFAKKEIKEKNENVKKTEKYDKFDEMFNSNLHFQLTFITSILKSEYITALCNILAIKECKMVMNASHEIQFDNFKEIIKEDISDKDKEDSNSNTVKSFHYTATHTSNSNIYTSSQELKKDTQELSIKTSKFISTPVEISSSFKSIASQIKPTKTFGKEEIKNETSISILEIEETIQAEVLTTVPVSLNVDQRSILKASEEPFTTPSISIENSPQTTVSVSITTTDSNEFANDDMISDIESLEFANIPNKVEKEYLEQEGKQEQVEISDQEIKLPSQDSLMFDNLLSDLKDLEGEATHIQNGPTASTSVTQPQKESVFLRLSNRIKALEINMSLSGQYLEELSRRYKKQVEEMQRSFERTVSAMNEETRKRDERETKRIEEIAILKEKVVNLSNSIKDLLYDRESWRGKISMIGQHMLLICSEVLVIYLILIYCWGSNHKKAEVKVKRQSEKDSMRRKSAENFNSHMKKTKKRRPSEIASNITGTYRELMIIDKSHEIKKEKKKKRKKTTTSISNQTNINNDINMYPITQYRNQIDVTHEMNITPEIVSSIEVLHSNDSQKQICEKFNWIPENTIEWFNDVHKTGCNMMLCTNNSKIDSIQNSELSSSYVKNSNESNLLSSNVFPEKVHYTEQTAIEKSEDPLNISGILKDTSLSVTSSFMKTALSTRKKRKSYSNDMNEEWNKNSGDSNDNTVQVSVISSKPSSENIDPDIETSSNGLLMNQSDESRSSSVTSISKKKEKKNTSFRKMVRKFF; this is translated from the exons ATGAATACAACTGTAACAGAATCACAAAGTTTAACAGAATCAAATCTTAATCCTGAGTTTtcaaaaaacaagaaattaaaaaatatagaacaaaaaatagaaaaagaacaagaagaaattCTATCTAGTATACAAGCACCAcctattattaatgaaattactgAAAAACCTAATGAAACAAATAGTCTCAACATAGAATCTTTATTATTGACAAATTCAGTTAGGGAAGAAGAAACACCtgaagtagtagtagtagtaagaGCTGAACAAACACCTATTGTTACTGATGGATCAGACTCAAAAGTTGAAGATAGTATTAAAGTACTTCCTACTAAagatgaaatttctaaaatttgcaataaaatgaCAACAACTCCAGAATTAAGTGATACTGATGCTAAAGCCCGATTAGTAGGAGATAATAGAGATGAAACTGCTGCAGTTGTTTTTGGTGAAGGAATTGCATCTGTAGGATCTTCAAATCCACATGAAGATATTCCATCCTTTAGTGAATGGACACAAAAAAGATTAGAAGAAgctgaaaggaaaaaaa cacATCCAAATGTATCTGTTCAGAATTCAGGAGCATCAACACGAGGAATTGGTGGAATGAAAATTCGTTCTAAAAACTATGCTTCTCCAGATTGTGGTGCAAAAATTGTAGCTGCAAATCCAGAAGCGCGAAGCGTTAGAAGCGTTTTAGTTTCCACTAGAGATGAATATATGCTTAATACATGTACATCACGTATATGGTTCGTGGTAGAACTTTGTGAAGCAATTCAAgccaagaaaattgaattagccAATTTTGAGCTTTTCAGTTCATCACCAAAAGATTTTTCAGTTTATATAAGTGATCGTTTTCCTACTAGAGATTGGAGTCCAGTTGGTCAATTTACtgcaaaaaatgtaaaagatatCCAAAATTTTGCTTTACAACCACatctttttggaaaatttataaaagtggaACTTCAAACTTATTATGGATCTGAACATTTTTGtcctatttctttatttcgcgCTTATGGTACTAGTGAATTTGAAGTTCTTGAAACAGAAACAGAGAATCAAATTCCGAGAGAAACGCATATAAATGTAGATGATGAAGAAGATAGtgatgaagaagaagtttTGGATGTTGAAAATGGTGAACCACCAAGAAATTTGTTTGGGAGTGCTAGAGATGCTGTATTAAGTATTATGAAGAAGGCAGCTGAAGTATTAGTAAAATCTAGTGATTTGACTTGTAATAACATTACAAAAATTCAACAAAGTATAGATAGTGGTAATATTCTTGAAAACTCTTTTGTTAGTTGTACTACACCAAGATATACTATTCTTTGTGATCATTgttcagataaaaaatttgcaaaagtttttcaattaattagttGTAAGGAAAAACAGTTAAATGAATTACTTAAAATTGATCTTGTGAATAGAACTTTAAGACAAAATGGACTTTGTAAAATTCATGGTGTAGAATTTAAAACCTTtgcaaagaaagaaataaaagaaaaaaatgaaaatgtaaaaaaaacagaaaaatatgacaaatttgatgaaatgtttaattcaaatttgcattttcaattaacatttataacgTCTATACTTAAATCTGAATATATCACGGcactttgtaatatattagcAATAAAAGAATGTAAAATGGTAATGAATGCAAGCCATGAAatacaatttgataattttaaagaaattattaaggaAGATATAtcagataaagataaagaagatTCCAATAGTAATACAGttaaatcatttcattatacAGCAACACATACttctaattcaaatatatatacatcttctCAGGAGCTTAAAAAAGATACTCAAGAACTATCTATAAAAACTAGCAAATTCATCAGCACACCTGTTGAAATTTCATCTAGTTTTAAAAGTATAGCTTCACAAATAAAACCTACTAAAActtttggaaaagaagaaatcaaaaatgaaacatcaatatcaattttagaaattgaggAAACTATTCAAGCTGAAGTATTAACAACTGTTCCTGTATCTTTAAATGTTGATCAACGTTCAATTTTAAAGGCTTCTGAAGAGCCATTTACAACTCCTAgtatttctattgaaaattcaCCTCAAACAACTGTTTCTGTTTCAATAACTACTACTGATAGCAATGAATTTGCAAATGATGATATGATATCAGATATAGAATCTTTGGAATTCGCTAATATACCAAATAAAGTGGAGAAAGAATATCTGGAACAAGAAGGAAAACAAGAACAAGTAGAAATTTCAGATCAAGAAATTAAGTTACCTTCTCAAGATTCTTTaatgtttgataatttattatctgatCTAAAAGATTTAGAAGGAGAAGCGACACATATTCAAAATGGTCCTACTGCAAGTACTTCAGTGACACAGCCACAAAAAGAATctgtttttttaagattatctAATAGAATCaag gcaTTAGAGATTAATATGTCTTTAAGTGGACAGTACTTAGAAGAATTAAGTCGTCGATATAAGAAGCAAGTTGAAGAAATGCAAAGATCTTTTGAACGCACAGTTTCAGCAATGAATGAAGAAACACGAAAAAGAGATGAACGTGAAACAAAGAGAATAGAAGAAATtgctattttaaaagaaaaagtcgttaatctttctaattcaataaaaGATCTTTTATATGATCGTGAAAGTTggcgtggaaaaatttctatgataGGTCAACATATGTTGTTAATATGTTCAGAAGTTCttgtgatatatttaattttgatttattgttGGGGAAGTAACCATAAAAAAGCTGAAGTAAAAGTGAAACGACAATCAGAAAAAGATTCAATGCGTCGTAAAAGTgcagagaattttaattcacatatgaaaaaaacaaaaaagcgAAGACCAAGCGAAATAGCTTCTAATATTACGGGTACATATCgtgaattaatgattattgataaatctcatgaaataaaaaaggaaaaaaaaaagaaacgtaaaaaaaCAACCACATCAATTAGTaatcaaacaaatataaataatgatatcaaCATGTATCCAATTACACAATATAGAAATCAAATAGATGTTACACATGAAATGAACATAACACCAGAAATTGTTTCCTCTATTGAAGTATTACATTCAAATGATTctcaaaaacaaatttgtgaaaaatttaattggattCCGGAAAATACGATTGAGTGGTTCAATGATGTTCACAAAACAGGGTGTAATATGATGTTATGCActaataattccaaaatagattctattcaaaattctGAATTAAGTAGttcatatgttaaaaattcaaatgaatcaaatttattgtCATCAAATGTTTTTCCAGAAAAAGTTCATTATACTGAGCAAACTGCCATTGAAAAATCTGAAGATCCTTTAAATATTAGTGGCATATTAAAGGATACAAGCTTAAGTGTAACATCTTCTTTTATGAAAACTGCTTTAAgtacaagaaagaaaagaaaatcttattcaaatgatatgaatgaagaatggaataaaaattcaggTGATTCTAATGATAATACTGTACAAGTAAGTGTTATTTCTTCAAAACCATCttcagaaaatattgatcCTGATATTGAGACAAGCAGTAATGGTTTATTAATGAATCAAAGTGATGAATCTAGAAGTAGTAGTGTAAcatcaatatcaaaaaaaaaggaaaaaaaaaatactagttTTAGGAAAATggtgagaaaatttttttga